In the genome of Arachis hypogaea cultivar Tifrunner chromosome 9, arahy.Tifrunner.gnm2.J5K5, whole genome shotgun sequence, the window ATTATGGCGGTTTTAACCGCCGTTTTCACACacatataaaaggaaaaaaattgtaATCCCTGACTCATTCAATGCCATTCTTCGTTCTAGCTAGGGCTTCTCCTCTCTGAAGTCTGAACAAACGATGCTCTCATCTCCTCCGTGTAAAGAAGCTCTCCGACAACGCCGTTCTTCCTTCTAGGGCTTCTCCTCTCTCCGCCGGTTACGATCTCTCCAGGTACCTCTCCCTCTCAAGTTAAATTGAAatgctgttttattttgttttttcttttgtgtTGTGGAGACGAAGATTCCGGCAAGAGGCAAGGTTCTGGTGGCTACTAACCTCAGCATTTCGATTCTAGAAGGCACCGATTTTTTCGTTTTTGTTTGGGTTAGGGTTTCAAAATCGCTTTTGGTGCTGATTTTTTGGGGGTTTTGTTTCTCTGCAGCTCTGTTAGGGATTTTTGGGTCTTCCGTTGAAGCATTGACGTTGGTACAGGGTGATTGACGATGATCTCAGGTCTTCTTTCTTAACTTTACTCcctcctctctccctctctctctctctctattaagGTGTTTTGCTGATCTCTGATCTCAGATCTTAGATCTCAGAAAAAACTGCTCCAATCTCAATTTCTCTATTTGCCTCTTTGGTTCTTTTTTGGTTCTTTTAAGCAAAGCTATAAATGAGTAATCTCTGTAGTTGTTTAGCTCTGCTGCCCTTACTCTCTTCAATGTTTTTTGCATTAACTGAACCCTTGCTCTACCCTTGAAACTTGCACGTACCTCGTTAGATGCATGATGCACACATGCACATTTGTTACACTCAGATAAGATCCTcgttttattttactaaataaatcAGGTTTAGTTTTCTATCCATTTgtatgtttattaaaaattaaaatgttaacaTTTTTGATGTCTCAGGTTTTGTTTCGGCCATAAATCAATATATAAGATTTTACTTGGACAATCATTTTTGGGAATTCTTTGAGGTTAAAGTTTTAAACAAATTTGTTCAATCTCTCAGGGGCTGGAACTATTAACACAAGAAAATATTTATATCAGCCATGTGATATTCATAATCATTGATAGATAGAGTGAGCTGGTTCAAGAAACAAGCTATCTTTGTGTGTAAGTTGGTGAATTTGCTAGACTTAGTTCTGGAAGTTTTAGTGTTTTCTTTGTGTGTCTTGCTCATTAATCATTAAGTTTTAGtgttttctttgtgttttctAGATTTGTTTCCTGCTTTAAATTTGACCCCCCTCTAAATCTTACGCTTAAATTTGACCCCCCTCATTACACTTATTTGCAGCATTCTAATATTGTTTTTGCCTTTGTGAATTTTATACACGGGCTGTTGACAAATTACCAATTATCCCTACTGCACTAGAATTAATTGGGATACTATTTACTAAGGTAAATGAATACAGATTAAATCTTCTATTTATATTCTTAATGTGCTTAATGTTGTATAGTAATATAAACTTCTCTTTTTATTTCAGTGGTTTACATATCGATATCTCTTGTTCAAGCCCGACCGGTAAGTATTATTGCTTACCTTCATCTTGATATTGACTACATCATAATATTAATAGCATTGGTCGAAATCTACGTCAAAGGACTAATTATAACCATGCAAAATTGGTTGATGATTAAAGCTACCTTGTAAAGAGACTAACCTGTCTCAATTATAGTGGTTAATGATTTTTTTCCTACAATACTTTCTTAAATCGAATCTTTTTTGCTTGTCCTTTGTGGACAGAGATCTCAATAAATTGGCTAGTATTGTACCTAATTTGCAAAAGAAATGGTAATTTTTCCGTGGCTATATAAAATTACTCTGGTTTGttttattcattgttatagttacTCTTTTGATGTAAATATATCCTTATTTGCACTAAAAGGATACAAGTATTGAATCTTCAGTTCCAATGCTTAGTGTTAGAtattttctaaatctcttttatAAATACTAACATTTTGAAATTAACATTGGTTTGGTCCTTAATAAATTTGATCTCAGTGTACtgttataatttttatgttattctTGCCTATTGAGGTCAGATAATTTCATCTTATGAACTAGATGAAATTTCAAAACTCTGTCATGAATAGATGTTAATTCTTTCTGAAACCAAACTGTGTTAAACTTAAAAATGTTTGGACTAAATTGATGTCAATATTTTAGGACAAAGTGACACTGATTTCAAAACGTTAGGAGTAAAGAAGGATATAGTCTCAATCTTCTACCTTTTTGTTTGTTTGGTTGTGGATAAAAGTTTTCTTATGTATTGAAGATATATTTTGGATTTTGCAGTAGTATTTAGATGGGTGTTCTGGCACATTGTGAGCATATAGTTTCCATGTTACATATTATAATTGGATGCCCTATCATTTAAACAGTTCTCTTATTCTCTGTTCTTGAATGTATTCATTATAGTAAAATTAATACTTGTAGTGATATGTATTATGTGCCTTTCACTCTTTTTAGGCAAATCAACATTGTGATATTGCTACTTGTAGGTTAAGGCATTGACAGACCAATTTCCTGCTGCTATTCCACTTGCTTTGGCATTGAAACAATTTTTGGCAGACCGGAGCCTTGATCAGTCCTACTCTGGTGGCTTAAGCTCGTATTGTTTGGTATGAACGACTGCTTTCTTTTACATCTAATAATAATTTCTCAGTGAACTTGCCAAATCCTTTTTGTCCTTTTTGTAGAAAACTGGAGTACGTGTCTGCTAATCTTGcatttcttttgattttatacATAGCTTAATAATTAAGAACATCTCAGATTGTACATAGAAATTCTATGAATACAGATTCATGTCTTAGATAATGTAcatatttatatctatatttagaTCAAAATCATCTTCATCAGCAGTCAAGTTATCATTATTAGCTGCCTCAGAGGGAAAATTCGCATTCGAAAAGATCACTAAAAGTTCCTGGATAGTTTAATAAAGTTTATTTTCATGCTAAGTTATATAAGTTACTTTGCAGTTTGCACATCTctctttatattattaattttatcatCATGGACAATATGGTCACTTTGTTTTTAATTTGATCACTTccgattaattttaaaatatatgatgTCAGTTAGGCCAATATGTTATATACATGAACATGCTTGCGTGAACCACCTAGCTAGCTTCCTTGGGATTTCGTGTACATTAATtagttatatatttaatttaatttattaggtatatttatttattatactaaATTATTaggtatatttatttattatactaaATAAAAAGTTAGGACTCtatatataatgaattatattttataaatgttatattaattaatttttattgttcaaATCCGTTAATAATATAACTTGATATTAATCCTAAATTATCAAAAATACAACATTCATATATTTTTAGTTGATTatacatttaattttaataaatctgTTAGATATTTAATTTCGTGTACATTAATtagttatatatttaattttaataaatctgTTGGTGATAATTTTTCATGTGAAATAGGTTTTAGATCTTCTTCAACTCTTGCTGCTAGCTACTTTACTTTGAAAAAAGAAGGGAAATTATCATCTGAAAGAGGTAAttataattttcttatattttcttttaaatactatttaagtttttaatatctGATTTGcatataaaagaataaatttcttgcctttagaatatatatagatttttaatgaatagattttttaaaatcattATTTGTAATCCCTCTTAGTCATGTCAATCGATAAGTCATGGATTGGAAAACCACGAACCACACATGAGTATAAAGATGGTTTAAACAAGTTTTTGGATTTTGCTTTTGAGCATCGATCTCTCGCGGGTCGTCAGATTAAATGCCCTTGTCCGGTGTGTGGTTTTGGCAAGTGGCAAACAAGAGAGAAAGTTTTTGAACATTTAATAGTCAAGCCATTTCCAGAAAACTACAAAGTTTGGTATTGGCATGGTGAAGAAGTAGTTGGAGTTGGGTCACAAGTTCATCAAACTAGTCACATTGTACAAGATGATTTGACATCTCAGCATCCAATGGTAACAATGCTCAATGACGCGTTTGGAGTTGCTGGACCTGACTTGAATGAAGATGGAGATGGAGATGAAGACAACATAGAAGATGGAGATGGAGACAATGCAGAAAATGAAGAGCACAATGGAGAAAATGTAGAATTTTACAAGTTGTTAGAAGATGGCAATGAACATTTGTATGAAGGGTGCACAAAGTATTCAAAATTGTCTTTCTTAATTAGTCTGTATCACATAAAGTGCTTATATAGAATAAGCGACAAAGCCATGACCGAAATTCTCAAGTTATTAAAAGATGCCTTTGGAAATGCAAAGATTTCAAATACATTCTATGAGGCCAAGAAAACCATAAATAAACTAGGGCTTAATTATACCAAGATACCTGCTTGCCCTAATGACTGCATGTTATATTGGGGGGAGGATGAAGATTTGCAAGAATGCAAAAGATGCAAGACATCTAAATGGAGCGAtgctaaaaagaagaaaccagCAAAGATCTTGCGATACTTTCCACTAAAACCGAGACTTCAACGATTATTCATGTGTTCTAAGACTGCTCAATCAATGCAATGGCATGCTTTGGCAGAAAAGAAAGATTCGAAGATGAGGCATCCGCGAGATTCTGAAGCTTGGAAGACATTTGATTTACTTCATGATAGGTTTGCCGAAGATCCTCGAAATGTACGTCTTGGTCTTGCAGCTGATGGATTCAACCCCTTTGGAGCTATGCGTACAAACTATAGCGTTTGGCCAGTGGTGCTTATTCCATACAATCGGCCTCCATGGGAGTGCATGAAGCCAACATCACTTATCTTGTCAATGATTATTCCTGGAGAAAAAATGACGGGGAACAACATAGACGTATACTTACAACCTCTTATTAAAGAGTTAAAAGAGTTGTGGTATGATGGTGTTCAAACATTAGATAGGTTCAGGAATGAAATGTTTACATTGCGAGCAGCATTAATGTAGACAATTAATGATTTTCCAGGCCTTGGTAACTTATCTGGGTGGAATGTACACAGTAAATATGCTTGTCCTACATGTAACTTCAGCACTgattcatatagattaaagcatggTGGAAAATGGTGTTTTTTGGGGCATCGCCGTTTCTTAGAAAGGGGTCATAATTTTAGGCTATGTCGTGCAAAATTTAATGGAAAAGTTGAGTTGAGGGATCCCCCAGCAGTACTAACAGGATCAGAAATATTGGAACAACTTAAAGGAATCAATGTTTCATTTGGGAAAGAACTACAGGAAAGTAAAGGTAAGAGGATTCGACGAAAATTtgttgaagaagatgatgaatcggGGATGTGGAGGAAGAAAagcatatttttttatcttccttATTGGGAGTCTAACTTATTGCGCCATAATGTAGATGTTATGCACATTGAAAAGAATGTTTGCGACAATGTATTATACACTTTGCTCAATGAGACTGGAAGGTCAAAGGATAATCTCAAAGCTCGTAAGGATCTTAAAGAAATGGGTATAAGGAAAGATTTATGGCCAGATGAAAATGGGAGATATCATCCATCTTTGTTCACAATGTCAAATTCCATGAAAGATATATTCTTGCGTACTATAAAGAATATTAGAGTACCAGATGGTCTCTCGAGTAATATTTCACGGTGTGTTGACCTGAAGCAAAGAAAGCTTTCTGGATTGAAGAGCCATGATTGCCATGTTCTTATGCAGCAACTATAACCCATTGCCATACGTAATGTGCTGCCAGATAATGGCCGATTTCGGGTTACTTTATTCAAATGTAAATGGGCTGACACCACTAGAGAACGGGGCTGTAGAAAGGATAATTGGGGTTTTAGTTCTGTTAATTTTTCACGAGTAATACACAGTGGTGACCGAGAGGAGGATGATCCATATATTGAAGCCTCACAAGCTCGAATGGTGTATTTTGTCAATGATGAAGTGAATAAAGATTGGAGTGTTGTCGTGCATTTGAAGCCAAGAGATTCATATGATATGGGGGGAAATGAAGATGATGAACCATGCGAGAATGAGCCATGGTTAGAGCAAAACTTAGATTCTTTATTTGAAAATGGTGATAATCTATCATTGTTAAGAGATGAGGTAGATGATGAACTACTAGATAATAACATTGGAGAAGACGAACACATGTCAGAATAGTAGGTGAGTTTTATTAATAAGTGGTTtattatagaaaaataatttttgtctacatttctttttcaatttaacttTTGTTTGTAAATTTTACATAAATATGTTGTTTAGACTCATTAATTGATTTAATGGAACTACTAAACCTTGATGcacattttattctatatttattaattatttatttgatctattATGCAGATATGCCAAAGCAAAAGAAGTACAAGAATTTACTTAAAGCAGCAGCTGCCAATTCTTCACAAGACAAGTCAGTAGCAGCTGCCAATTCTTCACAAGACAAGTCAATAGCATCAAATGcatcacaagtcaagttcctaGCAGCTGCAAATTTCTCCGGGGCAAGTCGGCAGCAGCTGCAAATTCCTCCCGGGACAAGTCAGCAGCTTCAAATTCCTCCCGGGACAAGTC includes:
- the LOC112709224 gene encoding uncharacterized protein translates to MSIDKSWIGKPRTTHEYKDGLNKFLDFAFEHRSLAGRQIKCPCPVCGFGKWQTREKVFEHLIVKPFPENYKVWYWHGEEVVGVGSQVHQTSHIVQDDLTSQHPMVTMLNDAFGVAGPDLNEDGDGDEDNIEDGDGDNAENEEHNGENVEFYKLLEDGNEHLYEGCTKYSKLSFLISLYHIKCLYRISDKAMTEILKLLKDAFGNAKISNTFYEAKKTINKLGLNYTKIPACPNDCMLYWGEDEDLQECKRCKTSKWSDAKKKKPAKILRYFPLKPRLQRLFMCSKTAQSMQWHALAEKKDSKMRHPRDSEAWKTFDLLHDRFAEDPRNVRLGLAADGFNPFGAMRTNYSVWPVVLIPYNRPPWECMKPTSLILSMIIPGEKMTGNNIDVYLQPLIKELKELWYDGVQTLDRFRNEMFTLRAALITDSYRLKHGGKWCFLGHRRFLERGHNFRLCRAKFNGKVELRDPPAVLTGSEILEQLKGINVSFGKELQESKGKRIRRKFVEEDDESGMWRKKSIFFYLPYWESNLLRHNVDVMHIEKNVCDNVLYTLLNETGRSKDNLKARKDLKEMGIRKDLWPDENGRYHPSLFTMSNSMKDIFLRTIKNIRVPDGLSSNISRGDREEDDPYIEASQARMVYFVNDEVNKDWSVVVHLKPRDSYDMGGNEDDEPCENEPWLEQNLDSLFENGDNLSLLRDEVDDELLDNNIGEDEHMSE